A part of Streptomyces sp. NBC_01210 genomic DNA contains:
- a CDS encoding NAD-dependent formate dehydrogenase: MAKILAVLYPDPVGGYPPDYARDEIPTITGYPGGQTAPTPQAIDFAPGHLLGCVSGELGLRRFLEDRGHTFVVTSDKEGADSTLDRELPDTDVVISQPFWPAYLTPERIAAAPRLRLAITAGIGSDHVDLPSAISHGMTVAEVTFSNSISVSEHAVMQILTLVHNYMPAHEWVTTKKGWNIADSVSRAYDLEGMDVGVLGSGRIGQAVLRRLKPFDVTLHYCDVHRLSKEVEEELELTWHPDARSLASSVDVLSIHTPLHPQTKNLFDDELIGAMKRGSYIVNTARALIVNRDAVVRALNSGQLAGYAGDVWYPQPPPPDHPWRTMPYEAMTPHVSGSTLSAQARYAAGTREILECWLDGHPIRPEYLIVDGGGLAGTGARSYTVAG; the protein is encoded by the coding sequence ATGGCAAAAATCCTTGCGGTGCTCTATCCGGATCCCGTGGGCGGATATCCTCCCGACTACGCCCGCGACGAGATTCCCACCATCACCGGCTATCCGGGCGGTCAGACCGCGCCGACCCCGCAGGCCATCGATTTCGCCCCGGGGCACCTCCTCGGCTGCGTCTCCGGAGAACTGGGACTGCGCCGGTTCCTGGAGGACCGGGGTCACACCTTCGTCGTCACGAGCGACAAGGAAGGGGCGGACTCCACCCTGGATCGCGAGCTTCCCGACACCGACGTGGTCATCTCGCAGCCATTCTGGCCCGCCTATCTGACCCCCGAGCGGATCGCCGCGGCTCCCCGGCTCAGACTCGCGATCACCGCGGGGATCGGGTCGGACCACGTCGATCTGCCGAGCGCCATCTCCCATGGCATGACCGTGGCCGAGGTGACTTTCAGCAACAGCATCAGTGTGTCGGAGCACGCCGTGATGCAGATCCTCACCCTGGTGCACAACTACATGCCGGCTCACGAGTGGGTGACCACCAAGAAGGGATGGAACATCGCCGACAGCGTCTCGCGCGCCTACGACCTCGAAGGCATGGACGTCGGCGTCCTCGGCTCCGGCCGTATCGGCCAGGCGGTACTGCGCCGCCTCAAGCCGTTCGACGTCACGCTGCACTACTGCGACGTGCACCGGCTGTCCAAGGAGGTCGAGGAGGAGCTGGAGCTGACCTGGCATCCCGACGCCCGTTCGCTGGCCTCCTCCGTCGATGTGCTGTCGATCCACACTCCGCTGCATCCGCAGACGAAGAACCTCTTCGACGACGAGCTGATCGGGGCCATGAAGCGCGGTTCGTACATCGTCAACACCGCACGGGCGCTCATCGTCAACCGGGACGCCGTGGTGCGGGCCCTCAACAGCGGCCAACTGGCTGGTTACGCCGGTGACGTCTGGTACCCGCAGCCGCCACCGCCCGACCATCCCTGGCGCACCATGCCGTACGAGGCGATGACGCCGCACGTGTCCGGGTCGACCCTCTCGGCGCAGGCACGCTACGCGGCCGGTACGCGGGAGATCCTGGAGTGCTGGCTCGACGGGCACCCCATCCGCCCGGAGTACCTGATCGTCGACGGCGGTGGGCTGGCCGGGACGGGAGCGCGCTCCTACACCGTCGCCGG
- a CDS encoding fluoride efflux transporter FluC gives MTGVREPFRAHLRGGVLAAVALGGLLGGTARYALGLAFPAPGATFPWTTFAINVSGSFALALLLIHVFEAWPPTLYVRPFAAVGFLGAFTTFSTWMVDTDRLLGHGHYAAAALNIVGSLFAGAAATVLGLAIGRLTSARRIRLDARRGRARRYGWWVR, from the coding sequence TTGACGGGAGTTCGGGAGCCGTTCCGCGCGCATCTGCGCGGGGGCGTCCTGGCGGCGGTCGCGCTCGGCGGCCTGCTGGGCGGGACGGCCCGTTATGCGCTGGGGCTGGCCTTCCCCGCGCCTGGGGCGACGTTCCCGTGGACGACATTCGCCATCAACGTGTCCGGATCGTTCGCGCTGGCGCTGCTGCTCATTCATGTGTTCGAGGCCTGGCCGCCGACCCTGTACGTGCGGCCGTTCGCCGCCGTCGGCTTCCTCGGCGCCTTCACCACCTTCTCGACCTGGATGGTCGACACCGATCGCCTGCTGGGCCACGGCCACTACGCAGCCGCGGCGTTGAACATCGTCGGGAGCCTCTTCGCCGGGGCGGCCGCCACCGTTCTGGGCCTGGCCATCGGCCGGCTGACGTCGGCCCGGCGAATACGGCTCGACGCGCGGCGCGGGCGCGCCCGGCGATACGGCTGGTGGGTGCGGTGA
- the crcB gene encoding fluoride efflux transporter CrcB, producing the protein MIILLAVGAAAAVGAVARYVLGQYVQYRSPGVFPRGTWLINVSGSFVLGLLVGLGARHALPEQVVTIAGVGFCGAYTTFSTFSYELVHLCEKGQVGKSLLYAVSSLAVGLAAAAAALAIGSF; encoded by the coding sequence GTGATCATCCTGCTCGCCGTCGGTGCGGCGGCCGCGGTCGGGGCAGTGGCGCGTTACGTCCTCGGCCAGTACGTGCAGTACCGGAGCCCGGGCGTGTTCCCACGCGGCACCTGGCTGATCAACGTGAGCGGATCGTTCGTGCTGGGGCTTCTGGTGGGCCTCGGCGCACGGCACGCATTGCCGGAGCAGGTCGTGACCATTGCCGGCGTCGGTTTCTGCGGCGCCTATACGACGTTCTCCACATTCAGTTACGAGTTGGTCCACCTGTGCGAGAAAGGGCAGGTCGGCAAGTCCCTGCTGTACGCCGTTTCGAGTCTCGCGGTGGGTCTTGCGGCAGCCGCGGCGGCGCTCGCGATCGGGTCGTTCTGA
- a CDS encoding FmdB family zinc ribbon protein: MATYEYLCSRCGPFDVKLAIGTAPKVYGCPVCAGAARRVYSSPGFALTSHAVAALHDQEEQAREAPAVVSEVPSRTRVPRHPHPALSRLPRP, translated from the coding sequence ATGGCAACCTATGAATATCTATGCAGCCGATGTGGGCCCTTCGACGTGAAGTTGGCGATCGGGACGGCGCCCAAGGTTTACGGTTGCCCTGTTTGCGCAGGCGCTGCGAGACGTGTGTACTCCTCGCCCGGCTTTGCGTTGACCTCGCACGCGGTCGCCGCCCTTCATGACCAGGAGGAGCAGGCCCGTGAGGCCCCGGCAGTAGTCTCCGAAGTGCCGTCACGCACAAGGGTGCCACGGCACCCGCACCCCGCGCTCTCGCGGTTGCCGCGTCCCTGA
- a CDS encoding AmiS/UreI family transporter, which yields MGNVGLLFVGAVLFINGMLLLGKIDAKAAAVFNLFVGALQVLTPTYLIFAAAGEPRGILAASGIYLFGFTYLYVGVGLLAGLDSTGVGYYSLFVAVAALGYSFVNFRIFRDYPFGVIWLYWAFLWFLFFLLLGLKMDSLRIYTGWVTAIQGWVTGAIPAALLLSGYWVSPTETAIALGVFGVVVFGALWPLTRNSRQPAPAAPAAGSVGAQT from the coding sequence GTGGGAAACGTGGGACTGCTGTTTGTCGGTGCAGTGCTCTTCATCAACGGAATGCTGTTGCTCGGGAAGATCGACGCCAAGGCGGCAGCGGTGTTCAACCTGTTCGTGGGCGCACTGCAGGTGCTGACGCCGACTTATCTCATCTTCGCCGCCGCCGGCGAACCCAGAGGGATCCTGGCGGCATCCGGCATCTATCTGTTCGGCTTCACCTACCTGTATGTAGGTGTGGGCCTCCTCGCCGGTCTCGACAGTACCGGCGTCGGCTACTACTCGCTGTTCGTTGCGGTTGCGGCCCTGGGGTACTCGTTCGTCAATTTCCGGATCTTCAGGGACTACCCGTTCGGGGTCATCTGGCTCTACTGGGCATTCCTGTGGTTCCTGTTCTTCCTGTTGCTCGGTCTCAAGATGGACAGCCTCAGAATCTATACAGGCTGGGTCACGGCGATCCAGGGCTGGGTCACCGGCGCGATTCCCGCGGCGCTGCTGCTCTCCGGTTACTGGGTGAGCCCCACCGAAACCGCCATCGCGCTGGGAGTGTTCGGCGTGGTGGTGTTCGGGGCGCTGTGGCCGCTCACCCGGAATTCGCGGCAACCGGCCCCAGCCGCCCCGGCGGCCGGAAGCGTGGGCGCACAAACGTGA
- the fmdA gene encoding formamidase, which translates to MPEIIFNVDHSKSMRDQDVPGHNRWHPDVPTVAMVKPGAEFRMECRDWTDCQVGNNDTANDVRDIDLTIPHMLSGPVGVEGAEPGDLLVVDILDLGPVPQQTGDAAGQGWGYTGIFAKANGGGFLTDYFPDAYKAIWDFHGQQAVSRHLPGISFTGITHPGLFGTAPSTEMLARWNTREQALIDTDPNRVPPLAVPPDSTNALAGTATGDLATRIAAEGARTVPARENGGNHDIKNFTRGSRVFYPVHVKDAKLSGGDLHFSQGDGEITFCGAIEMGGFIDFHVDLIKGGMETYGISTNPVFIPGNVEPRYTEFLTFIGISVDHDTDTNYYLDATLAYRRACLNAVEYFKKFGYSGEQAYLLLGSSPIEGRISGIVDIPNACCSLYVPTAMFDFEVRPSAAGPMKADRGQCAMATA; encoded by the coding sequence ATGCCAGAAATCATCTTCAATGTGGACCACAGTAAGTCGATGCGTGACCAGGACGTTCCCGGACACAACAGGTGGCACCCGGACGTCCCCACCGTCGCCATGGTGAAGCCGGGAGCGGAGTTCCGCATGGAATGCCGCGACTGGACCGACTGCCAGGTCGGCAACAACGACACCGCCAACGACGTACGCGACATCGACCTGACCATCCCTCACATGCTCAGCGGTCCGGTAGGCGTGGAGGGCGCCGAACCCGGCGACCTGCTCGTCGTCGACATACTCGACCTCGGCCCCGTGCCGCAGCAGACCGGGGACGCGGCGGGCCAGGGCTGGGGCTACACCGGTATCTTCGCCAAGGCCAACGGCGGCGGCTTCCTGACCGACTATTTCCCGGACGCCTACAAGGCGATATGGGACTTCCACGGACAGCAGGCGGTCTCCCGGCACCTTCCCGGGATCAGCTTCACCGGGATCACCCACCCCGGGCTGTTCGGAACCGCTCCGTCCACCGAGATGCTCGCCCGCTGGAACACCCGCGAGCAGGCGCTGATCGACACCGACCCGAACCGGGTCCCGCCACTCGCCGTACCGCCGGACAGCACCAACGCACTCGCAGGCACGGCCACCGGAGACCTCGCCACGCGCATCGCCGCGGAAGGCGCACGCACGGTGCCGGCCCGCGAGAACGGAGGCAACCACGACATCAAGAACTTCACGCGCGGTTCGCGGGTCTTCTACCCCGTACACGTCAAGGACGCCAAGCTCTCCGGAGGCGACCTGCACTTCAGCCAGGGCGACGGAGAGATCACCTTCTGCGGCGCCATCGAGATGGGCGGCTTCATCGACTTCCACGTCGACCTGATCAAGGGCGGCATGGAGACGTACGGCATCTCCACCAACCCCGTGTTCATTCCTGGCAACGTCGAGCCGAGGTACACGGAGTTCCTCACCTTCATCGGGATCTCCGTCGACCACGACACGGACACGAACTACTACCTCGACGCGACGCTGGCCTACCGCCGGGCCTGCCTCAACGCCGTCGAGTACTTCAAGAAGTTCGGCTACAGCGGAGAGCAGGCCTACCTGCTGCTCGGCTCCTCCCCCATAGAGGGACGTATCAGCGGCATCGTCGACATCCCCAACGCCTGCTGCTCGTTGTACGTACCCACCGCCATGTTCGACTTCGAGGTCCGTCCCAGCGCCGCCGGACCGATGAAGGCCGACCGAGGCCAGTGCGCGATGGCCACCGCCTGA
- the rsgA gene encoding ribosome small subunit-dependent GTPase A has translation MFHASLNTSPTSDAQHALASYGWDEGWEAEFAPYGAQGLLPGRVVRVDRGQCDVVTPVGTVRADTEFVVPRDPMKVVCTGDWVAVDPEGGDPRYVRTLLPRRTAFVRSTSSKRSEGQVLATNIDHVVICVSLAVELDLGRIERFLALAMSSSSGDALMHTSAPSWESGAQPLVVLTKADLVPDVTGLSYLVQDVETTAPGVQVLPVSSASGEGVDVLTAVLSGGTSVLLGASGAGKSTLANALLGEDVMDVQATRDVDGKGRHTTTTRNLLALPGGGVLIDTPGLRGVGLWDAESGVGQVFSEIEELAEECRFHDCAHESEPGCAVLAAIEDGSLPERRLESYRKLLRENQRIVAKTDARLRAEILRDWKQKGAEGRAAMQAKRGRMR, from the coding sequence TTGTTCCACGCTTCGCTCAACACCTCTCCCACTTCTGATGCCCAGCACGCCCTCGCCTCCTACGGGTGGGATGAGGGCTGGGAAGCCGAGTTCGCCCCGTACGGGGCGCAGGGTCTCCTGCCCGGCCGTGTCGTTCGCGTCGACCGCGGTCAGTGTGACGTCGTCACCCCAGTTGGCACTGTGCGGGCCGACACCGAGTTCGTCGTGCCCCGTGATCCGATGAAGGTCGTGTGCACGGGGGACTGGGTTGCCGTCGACCCCGAAGGTGGCGACCCGCGGTATGTACGGACGCTGCTGCCGCGCCGTACGGCCTTTGTGCGCTCGACCTCATCGAAGCGTTCCGAGGGTCAGGTACTCGCTACCAACATCGATCACGTCGTCATCTGTGTGTCGCTCGCGGTCGAACTCGACCTCGGGCGGATCGAGCGGTTCCTCGCCCTCGCGATGTCCAGCTCCAGTGGTGATGCGCTGATGCATACATCGGCCCCCTCCTGGGAGAGCGGTGCGCAGCCGCTCGTCGTGCTCACCAAGGCCGACCTCGTTCCCGATGTGACCGGTCTTTCGTACCTCGTCCAGGACGTGGAGACGACCGCGCCCGGAGTGCAGGTGCTGCCTGTCAGTTCGGCGTCGGGTGAGGGCGTCGATGTGCTCACCGCGGTCCTCTCCGGCGGGACGAGTGTGCTGCTCGGCGCGTCCGGCGCGGGTAAGTCGACGCTCGCCAACGCGCTGCTCGGCGAGGACGTGATGGATGTGCAGGCGACCCGCGATGTCGACGGCAAGGGCCGGCACACCACCACCACCCGCAACCTCCTCGCGCTGCCCGGCGGGGGTGTGCTGATCGACACGCCCGGGCTGCGCGGCGTGGGGCTCTGGGACGCGGAGTCCGGCGTGGGTCAGGTCTTCTCGGAGATCGAGGAGCTCGCGGAGGAGTGCCGTTTCCACGACTGCGCGCACGAGTCGGAGCCGGGCTGCGCGGTGCTCGCCGCGATCGAGGACGGTTCGCTGCCGGAGCGGCGGCTGGAGAGCTACCGCAAGCTGCTGCGGGAGAACCAGCGCATCGTCGCGAAGACGGACGCGCGGCTGCGCGCGGAAATCCTGCGCGACTGGAAGCAGAAGGGCGCGGAGGGCCGCGCCGCGATGCAGGCGAAGCGTGGCCGGATGCGCTGA
- a CDS encoding PPOX class F420-dependent oxidoreductase, whose product MTEFSDAERAYLQSQRLGRLATVDPKGQPQANPVGFFPQEDGTILVGGYALGTTKKWRNLRENPKVALVVDDIVSLQPWKVRGVDIRGEAELLTGPHELGPHFSEELIRIHPRKIHSWGLE is encoded by the coding sequence ATGACCGAATTCAGCGACGCCGAGCGCGCGTACCTCCAGTCCCAGCGCCTGGGACGGCTGGCGACCGTCGACCCGAAGGGTCAGCCACAGGCGAACCCGGTTGGTTTCTTCCCGCAGGAGGACGGGACGATCCTGGTCGGCGGCTACGCCCTGGGCACAACGAAGAAGTGGCGCAATCTCCGGGAGAATCCGAAGGTGGCGCTGGTGGTCGACGACATCGTGAGCCTCCAGCCGTGGAAGGTGCGCGGGGTGGACATCAGAGGCGAGGCCGAACTGCTGACGGGCCCGCACGAGTTGGGCCCGCACTTCAGCGAGGAGCTGATCCGGATCCACCCGCGGAAGATCCACAGCTGGGGCCTGGAGTAG
- a CDS encoding glycosyl hydrolase family 95 catalytic domain-containing protein codes for MSAAPDPSTAPDPSRRTVLATGTAIGGALVVGGAAAVPAQAAPAPEDTTALMVHADSWRTVLDDADLVWQKMPKTWYEGPYLGNGYLGTGIYAEPGGKNAVRFTVQHSEVQDHRPEFGSLFGLARLPVGHFTLEPVGTITGLDWRLRLRGAELTGSLTTTAGTLRLRAFVHTTTSLLAVEITPSEGEKNFRWAFHPADAISPRAAFKPLPDGYTGNPPAVVEQHGELTAAVQPLLAGGRHVTAWQERVRRETRTLYVSVAHSFPRTTALDRALRTVRDASSAPYEVLALPHRVWWERFYRKSFLSLPDARLQRFYWIQLYKTASAARRDAPVMATCGPWLESTPWPNTWWNLNVQLEYWLIHGSNHLELDAVSRALGEFRAQLTAEVAGPYRGDSAGIPRTTDTRLVNGGATPSGNGYGVGIPGHNPPTPEVGNLTWALHNVWLSYRHTMEESLLRDLLFPLLRKAVNYYLHFLTPGPDGKLHLPPTFSPEYGVDAPDCNYDLMLLRWGCRTLIDSAAELGISDPLTARWQEILAKLVPYPVDANGYMIGAGVPFAKSHRHYSHLLAVYPLYEITGRTPEERALIEKSLSHWVSFEGALQGYTFTGAASMSALLGKGEDALKYLGELMTRFIQANTMYKESGPVIETPLSAAQSLHDMVCQSWGEVIRVFPALPDAWRELVVHDFRTQGAFLLSAVRAAGRTRWVRLTSEAGAPCAVRHGIAGPIEVRDGRGRRLRWEDAGDGAIRIPLGKGESALITAHGDRPDLRIRPVAPNAPAPAWGLPV; via the coding sequence ATGTCCGCTGCACCAGACCCGTCCACTGCACCGGACCCATCCAGAAGAACCGTCCTTGCCACCGGTACGGCGATCGGCGGAGCGCTGGTGGTGGGAGGTGCCGCCGCCGTCCCGGCGCAGGCCGCGCCCGCCCCGGAAGACACCACCGCTCTCATGGTGCACGCCGACAGCTGGCGCACGGTCCTCGACGACGCCGATCTCGTCTGGCAGAAGATGCCGAAGACCTGGTACGAGGGCCCGTATCTCGGCAATGGCTACTTGGGCACCGGCATCTACGCCGAGCCCGGCGGAAAGAACGCCGTCCGCTTCACTGTCCAGCACTCCGAAGTACAGGACCACCGTCCGGAGTTCGGCTCGCTCTTCGGCCTCGCCCGGCTGCCCGTCGGCCACTTCACGCTCGAGCCCGTCGGCACGATCACCGGCCTCGACTGGCGGCTGCGGCTGCGCGGCGCGGAGCTCACCGGCAGCCTCACCACCACGGCGGGCACTCTGCGCCTGCGCGCCTTCGTCCACACCACGACATCCCTGCTCGCCGTCGAGATCACACCGAGCGAGGGCGAGAAGAACTTCCGCTGGGCCTTCCACCCGGCCGATGCCATCAGCCCGCGCGCCGCCTTCAAACCCCTTCCGGACGGGTACACGGGCAATCCGCCGGCCGTCGTCGAGCAGCACGGCGAGCTGACGGCCGCGGTCCAGCCGCTGCTCGCGGGCGGCCGGCATGTCACCGCCTGGCAGGAGCGGGTCCGCAGGGAGACGCGGACGCTGTATGTGTCCGTCGCGCACTCCTTCCCGAGGACGACCGCACTGGACCGTGCGCTGCGCACGGTGCGGGACGCGTCCTCGGCGCCGTACGAGGTACTCGCCCTCCCCCACCGTGTCTGGTGGGAGCGCTTCTACCGCAAGAGCTTCCTGTCGCTGCCCGACGCACGGCTGCAGCGCTTCTACTGGATCCAGCTGTACAAGACGGCTTCCGCGGCCCGGCGTGACGCCCCCGTCATGGCCACCTGCGGGCCCTGGCTGGAGTCGACCCCCTGGCCCAACACCTGGTGGAACCTCAACGTCCAGCTGGAGTACTGGCTGATCCACGGCTCGAACCATCTTGAACTCGACGCCGTCTCACGCGCGTTGGGTGAGTTCCGGGCCCAGCTGACCGCCGAGGTCGCCGGCCCCTACCGTGGCGACTCGGCCGGCATCCCCCGCACCACCGACACCCGGCTCGTCAACGGCGGCGCCACTCCGTCCGGCAACGGCTACGGCGTCGGCATCCCCGGCCACAACCCGCCCACCCCCGAGGTCGGCAACCTCACCTGGGCGCTGCACAACGTCTGGCTCTCGTACCGCCACACCATGGAGGAGTCGCTGCTGCGCGACCTCCTCTTCCCGCTGCTGCGCAAGGCGGTCAACTACTACCTGCACTTCCTCACCCCCGGACCGGACGGCAAGCTGCATCTGCCGCCGACGTTCTCGCCGGAGTACGGCGTGGACGCGCCGGACTGCAACTACGACCTGATGCTGCTGCGCTGGGGCTGCCGTACGCTCATCGACTCGGCCGCGGAACTGGGCATCTCCGACCCTCTGACCGCCCGCTGGCAGGAGATCCTCGCCAAGCTGGTCCCCTACCCGGTGGACGCGAACGGCTACATGATCGGCGCCGGTGTCCCGTTCGCGAAGTCCCATCGCCACTACTCGCATCTTCTCGCGGTGTATCCGCTGTACGAGATCACCGGCCGTACGCCCGAGGAACGCGCCCTGATCGAGAAGTCGCTCAGCCACTGGGTCAGCTTCGAAGGGGCGCTGCAGGGCTATACGTTCACGGGTGCGGCATCCATGTCCGCGCTGCTGGGAAAGGGGGAGGACGCGCTCAAGTACCTCGGCGAACTGATGACCCGTTTCATCCAGGCCAACACCATGTACAAGGAGTCGGGCCCGGTCATCGAGACCCCACTTTCGGCGGCGCAGTCGCTGCACGACATGGTCTGCCAGTCGTGGGGCGAGGTCATCCGGGTCTTCCCGGCGCTGCCGGACGCGTGGCGAGAGCTGGTCGTCCATGACTTCCGTACACAGGGGGCGTTCCTGCTCAGTGCGGTACGGGCGGCGGGGAGGACCCGCTGGGTCCGGCTGACCAGCGAGGCGGGCGCGCCGTGCGCCGTACGCCACGGCATCGCGGGCCCGATCGAGGTCCGCGACGGGCGGGGCCGGCGGCTGCGGTGGGAGGATGCGGGCGACGGTGCGATCCGTATCCCGCTGGGGAAGGGCGAGTCGGCGCTGATCACGGCGCATGGGGACCGCCCGGACCTGCGGATCCGTCCGGTAGCTCCGAACGCGCCGGCCCCGGCGTGGGGCCTCCCGGTCTGA
- a CDS encoding helix-turn-helix domain-containing protein: MLGAIGLDERQESAYRVLVALGVAEVPDLAHRLALPETDTERALRRLEQQGLAAKSSAGTGRWVAAPPGVALGALLTQQRHELEQAELAAALLAQEFRSEATAPAVHDLVEVVTGASAVAHRFVQLQLGATEEVCALVTGNPVVVTGTDNEAEEKAATRGVRYRVVVEREVFSLPNGITELSAALGRDEQVRVVDRVPTKLVVADRTLAMVPLTGRGADPAALVVHASGLLESLTGLFEAVWREALPLRLGMGGEVDEEKASGPDATDLEILSLLLAGMTDASVAKQLDLGLRTVQRRVKGLMELTGVTTRLQLGWHAYAKGWVARDLRE; the protein is encoded by the coding sequence ATGCTGGGAGCGATAGGTCTCGACGAGAGGCAGGAATCGGCGTACCGCGTACTCGTCGCGCTCGGGGTGGCGGAAGTCCCCGACCTCGCGCACCGGCTGGCGCTGCCGGAAACGGATACGGAACGCGCGTTGCGACGGCTGGAACAGCAGGGCCTTGCCGCGAAGTCCTCGGCCGGCACCGGACGGTGGGTGGCGGCTCCGCCCGGCGTGGCGCTGGGCGCGCTGCTGACCCAGCAGCGCCACGAGCTGGAGCAGGCGGAGCTGGCGGCGGCGCTGCTGGCGCAGGAGTTCAGGTCGGAGGCCACCGCTCCGGCCGTGCACGATCTGGTCGAGGTGGTGACGGGCGCGAGTGCCGTCGCGCACCGCTTCGTACAGCTGCAGTTGGGCGCCACCGAGGAGGTCTGCGCCCTGGTCACCGGAAATCCGGTCGTGGTCACCGGGACGGACAACGAAGCGGAGGAGAAGGCGGCCACGCGGGGGGTGAGGTACCGGGTGGTCGTCGAGCGCGAGGTGTTCTCGCTGCCCAACGGGATCACCGAACTGAGCGCGGCGCTGGGCCGTGACGAACAGGTCCGGGTGGTGGACCGGGTGCCGACCAAGCTGGTGGTCGCCGACCGAACGCTCGCCATGGTTCCGCTGACCGGGCGCGGGGCCGATCCCGCGGCACTCGTCGTGCATGCGAGCGGGCTGCTGGAGTCACTGACGGGTCTGTTCGAGGCGGTGTGGCGGGAGGCGCTGCCGCTGCGGCTCGGCATGGGTGGCGAGGTGGACGAGGAGAAGGCGTCGGGGCCCGATGCCACGGATCTGGAGATCCTTTCGCTGCTGCTCGCCGGAATGACGGACGCGAGTGTGGCCAAGCAGCTGGATCTCGGACTGCGGACCGTTCAGCGCCGGGTGAAGGGGCTGATGGAGCTGACCGGTGTGACGACCCGGCTGCAGCTCGGCTGGCATGCGTACGCGAAGGGCTGGGTGGCCCGCGACCTGCGGGAATGA